A window from Heteronotia binoei isolate CCM8104 ecotype False Entrance Well chromosome 15, APGP_CSIRO_Hbin_v1, whole genome shotgun sequence encodes these proteins:
- the LOC132584302 gene encoding histone H2A type 2-C-like has product MSGRGKQSGKARAKAKTRSSRAGLQFPVGRVHRLLRKGNYAERVGGGAPVYMAAVLEYLTAEILELAGNAARDNKKTRIIPRHLQLAVRNDEELNKLLGRVTIAQGGVLPNIQAVLLPKKTETHKAKAK; this is encoded by the coding sequence ATGTCCGGTCGTGGAAAGCAGAGCGGGAAAGCCCGAGCCAAGGCGAAGACTCGCTCCTCCCGGGCCGGTTTGCAATTCCCCGTCGGCCGCGTGCACCGCCTGCTGCGCAAAGGCAACTACGCGGAGCGGGTGGGCGGCGGAGCTCCGGTCTACATGGCGGCGGTGCTGGAGTACCTGACGGCCGAGATCCTGGAGCTGGCGGGCAACGCGGCCCGGGACAACAAAAAGACGCGCATCATCCCGCGCCACTTGCAGCTGGCCGTGCGCAACGACGAGGAGCTCAACAAGCTGCTGGGCAGAGTGACCATCGCCCAGGGAGGCGTCCTGCCCAACATCCAGGCGGTGCTGCTGCCCAAGAAGACCGAGACCCACAAGGCTAAGGCCAAGTAA